In Oryza sativa Japonica Group chromosome 11, ASM3414082v1, the following are encoded in one genomic region:
- the LOC4350244 gene encoding F-box protein SKIP16 isoform X2, whose translation MAAPPQPQPEPEPAAGGAGLEALEGLALDTVIAKAGARQAAALACASTRLRDAAGDDALWRRFCADDLALHAPLAPDGRALPSFKDAYKVWLESFGMYPLPLVRRVKIFWSSLKSWLSENFPEAHKTLNKGVSEAQIQSAEDDLGFKLPLPTKLLYRFCNGQLPLSEHHHENMRMAHLGIIGGYVFYDHLINVHLSPLEQIVEETKEFYHDQLYVGTINLQDGEMLPCVPKSLIRPTNTDMPQDGLLLWLEEHLRRLQNGMIKIRMLKTSRYISLFPEASPSCTSAMTNGVKVRASAVFAPEHPESRRPGAKCLYAYSIRLSVPEACMLGGVYYSSCQLYSRHWIIRWRDRVVSDVNGEGVIGKYPLLTTGQEEFVYESCTPLPDSPGSVEGSFTFVPGKLSRPEGKPFEVTVAAFPLEIPEYIF comes from the exons atggcggcgccgccgcagccgcagccggagccggagcccgccgcgggcggcgcggggctgGAGGCGCTGGAGGGGCTCGCGCTGGACACCGTCATCGCCAAGGCCGGGGCGCGCCAGGCCGCGGCGCTGGCCTGCGCCAGCACGCGCCTCCGCGACGCCGCGGGCGACGACGCGCTGTGGCGCCGCTTCTGCGCCGACGACCTCGCCCTCCACGCGCCGCTCGCCCCCGACGGCCGCGCGCTCCCTTCCTTCAAG GATGCCTATAAAGTTTGGTTGGAGTCTTTTGGCATGTATCCTTTACCTCTGGTAAGGAGAGTGAAAATTTTCTGGAGTTCGCTGAAGAGCTGGCTGTCTGAAAACTTCCCTGAAGCACACAAGACATTGAATAAAGGTGTTTCTGAAGCTCAGATACAATCAGCAGAGGATGATCTTGGATTCAAGCTCCCTTTGCCGACAAAGCTGCTCTATCGTTTTTGCAATGGTCAGCTGCCCCTTAGTGAACATCATCACGAGAATATGCGAATGGCTCATCTTGGTATTATAGGAGGCTATGTGTTTTATGACCACTTGATCAATGTTCACCTGTCACCACTTGAGCAAATTGTTGAAGAGACGAAAGAATTTTATC ATGACCAACTCTATGTTGGCACCATCAATTTACAAGATGGAGAAATGTTGCCATGTGTACCGAAATCACTGATAAGGCCAACTAATACTGATATGCCCCAAGATGGATTGCTTCTGTGGTTAGAAGAGCATCTTAGGCGTTTACAGAATGGCATGATCAAGATCCGTATGCTTAAGACGTCAAGGTATATCAGCTTATTTCCAGAAGCATCCCCATCATGTACGTCCGCAATGACAAATGGTGTGAAG GTACGTGCATCTGCTGTCTTTGCACCAGAGCACCCTGAAAGTAGGCGGCCTGGGGCTAAATGTTTATATGCATACTCCATTCGCCTGTCAGTTCCAGAGGCATGCATGCTAGGTGGTGTGTACTATTCCTCGTGCCAGCTTTACTCGCGCCACTGGATCATCCGATGGAGAGACCGGGTTGTTTCTGATGTGAACGGGGAAGGTGTTATTGGGAAG TACCCTCTACTAACTACAGGCCAGGAAGAGTTTGTGTATGAGAGTTGCACGCCTCTGCCTGACAGTCCCGGATCTGTGGAGGGCTCTTTCACGTTTGTTCCGGGGAA GTTGAGCCGGCCTGAAGGAAAGCCATTTGAGGTCACGGTGGCTGCGTTCCCTCTGGAAATACCAGAGTACATCTTCTGA
- the LOC4350244 gene encoding F-box protein SKIP16 isoform X1 yields MAAPPQPQPEPEPAAGGAGLEALEGLALDTVIAKAGARQAAALACASTRLRDAAGDDALWRRFCADDLALHAPLAPDGRALPSFKDAYKVWLESFGMYPLPLVRRVKIFWSSLKSWLSENFPEAHKTLNKGVSEAQIQSAEDDLGFKLPLPTKLLYRFCNGQLPLSEHHHENMRMAHLGIIGGYVFYDHLINVHLSPLEQIVEETKEFYREFYDQGVFNMTNLIIVATSWYRPKTFFLNCSDDQLYVGTINLQDGEMLPCVPKSLIRPTNTDMPQDGLLLWLEEHLRRLQNGMIKIRMLKTSRYISLFPEASPSCTSAMTNGVKVRASAVFAPEHPESRRPGAKCLYAYSIRLSVPEACMLGGVYYSSCQLYSRHWIIRWRDRVVSDVNGEGVIGKYPLLTTGQEEFVYESCTPLPDSPGSVEGSFTFVPGKLSRPEGKPFEVTVAAFPLEIPEYIF; encoded by the exons atggcggcgccgccgcagccgcagccggagccggagcccgccgcgggcggcgcggggctgGAGGCGCTGGAGGGGCTCGCGCTGGACACCGTCATCGCCAAGGCCGGGGCGCGCCAGGCCGCGGCGCTGGCCTGCGCCAGCACGCGCCTCCGCGACGCCGCGGGCGACGACGCGCTGTGGCGCCGCTTCTGCGCCGACGACCTCGCCCTCCACGCGCCGCTCGCCCCCGACGGCCGCGCGCTCCCTTCCTTCAAG GATGCCTATAAAGTTTGGTTGGAGTCTTTTGGCATGTATCCTTTACCTCTGGTAAGGAGAGTGAAAATTTTCTGGAGTTCGCTGAAGAGCTGGCTGTCTGAAAACTTCCCTGAAGCACACAAGACATTGAATAAAGGTGTTTCTGAAGCTCAGATACAATCAGCAGAGGATGATCTTGGATTCAAGCTCCCTTTGCCGACAAAGCTGCTCTATCGTTTTTGCAATGGTCAGCTGCCCCTTAGTGAACATCATCACGAGAATATGCGAATGGCTCATCTTGGTATTATAGGAGGCTATGTGTTTTATGACCACTTGATCAATGTTCACCTGTCACCACTTGAGCAAATTGTTGAAGAGACGAAAGAATTTTATCGTGAGTTCTATGACCAAGGTGTTTTTAATATGACAAATCTCATTATAGTGGCAACTTCATGGTATCGTCCAAAAACATTTTTCCTTAATTGTTCAGATGACCAACTCTATGTTGGCACCATCAATTTACAAGATGGAGAAATGTTGCCATGTGTACCGAAATCACTGATAAGGCCAACTAATACTGATATGCCCCAAGATGGATTGCTTCTGTGGTTAGAAGAGCATCTTAGGCGTTTACAGAATGGCATGATCAAGATCCGTATGCTTAAGACGTCAAGGTATATCAGCTTATTTCCAGAAGCATCCCCATCATGTACGTCCGCAATGACAAATGGTGTGAAG GTACGTGCATCTGCTGTCTTTGCACCAGAGCACCCTGAAAGTAGGCGGCCTGGGGCTAAATGTTTATATGCATACTCCATTCGCCTGTCAGTTCCAGAGGCATGCATGCTAGGTGGTGTGTACTATTCCTCGTGCCAGCTTTACTCGCGCCACTGGATCATCCGATGGAGAGACCGGGTTGTTTCTGATGTGAACGGGGAAGGTGTTATTGGGAAG TACCCTCTACTAACTACAGGCCAGGAAGAGTTTGTGTATGAGAGTTGCACGCCTCTGCCTGACAGTCCCGGATCTGTGGAGGGCTCTTTCACGTTTGTTCCGGGGAA GTTGAGCCGGCCTGAAGGAAAGCCATTTGAGGTCACGGTGGCTGCGTTCCCTCTGGAAATACCAGAGTACATCTTCTGA
- the LOC107275940 gene encoding putative GPI-anchored protein pfl2: MERPKKPALRRPETKTTTVAAMDVRRMSSSLNMSSSSLRSSGGADVDRRTTTATVRFAPTPTTLSSSSSSSATRRAGSSRAVSSSSSSQQARPATARPASVAGTRGMRSLHGGSPATLGPKGLRRSWGWGTGGSGGGGGDGEEKEGGDHRRRGDAVAVAGEVKAPVRSSSVPRRIPADQDKQHPKRETKTKITSNSKTKAVSGSPPKAGEDVSMDRRIPNTAASKTTEKAPRNVSLNNMVRQSPPRKTTPATIGASWESLPSDLQSIGLEVMSYRDAAEVAAVEALQEASSAEILLRCLSAFADLAAVAAEMSPQQTVDEFLALEATLARSAAAGHAEDWLRAAVSSDLGRFSLYSAVSPTSQPEEEAGRRRTTWLGAAAREVGEETRGWFVGHVERLIDGDAAGTLGQLKRVNDWLDGAPAPPSEAAERLRKKIFGYLLDHVESAVLALNGGAAAGAHGRRK; this comes from the exons ATGGAGAGACCCAAGAAGCCAGCGCTGAGGCGGCCggagacgaagacgacgacggtggcggcgatggacgTCAGGAGGATGTCGTCCTCGCTCAACATGTCATCGTCTTCTCtccggagcagcggcggcgccgacgtcgaccggaggacgacgacggccacGGTGAGGTTCGCTCCGACTCCCACCAcgctgtcctcctcctcctcctcgtcggcgacgaggagagCTGGTTCTTCGCGTGCggtgtcgtcgtcctcgtcgtcgcagcaggcgaggccggcgaccgcACGGCCGGCCTCCGTTGCTGGGACGAGGGGGATGAGGAGCCTGCATGGAGGATCGCCGGCGACGTTGGGGCCGAAGGGGCTGAGGCGGAGCTGGGGTTGGGGAacaggtggcagcggcggcggaggcggcgatggggaggagaaggagggcgGTGATCATCGCCGGCGGGGTGatgccgtcgccgtggccggCGAGGTGAAGGCTCCAGTTCGGAGTAGCTCG GTTCCAAGAAGAATCCCAGCAGATCAGGATAAACAGCATCCAAAGAGGGAGACCAAAACCAAGATCACATCCAATTCCAAGACAAAGGCAGTCTCAGGTTCACCTCCAAAAGCAGGAGAAGATGTTTCCATGGACAGAAGAATCCCCAACACTGCTGCAAGCAAGACCACTGAAAAGGCTCCCAGAAATGTATCACTGAACAATATGGTCAGACAATCTCctccgaggaagacgacgccggcgacgatcgGCGCCTCCTGGGAGTCGCTTCCATCAGATCTCCAGAGCATCGGGCTG GAAGTCATGAGTTACCGGGATGCTGCAGAGGTTGCTGCCGTTGAGGCCTTGCAAGAAGCTTCTTCTGCTGAGATTTTGCTCCGGTGTTTGAG TGCAttcgccgacctcgccgccgtcgcggcggagATGTCGCCGCAGCAGACCGTCGACGAGTTCCTCGCCCTGGAAGCCACGCTggcccgctccgccgccgccggccacgccgaGGACTGGCTCCGCGCGGCGGTCAGCTCCGACCTCGGCCGCTTCTCCCTCTACTCTGCAGTCTCCCCGACGTcgcagccggaggaggaggcggggaggaggaggacgacgtggctgggggcggcggcgagggaggtcGGGGAGGAGACGCGCGGGTGGTTCGTCGGGCACGTGGAGCGGCTgatcgacggcgacgccgccgggaCGCTGGGGCAGCTGAAGCGGGTGAACGACTGGCTGGacggggcgccggcgccgccgtcggaggcggcggagcggctgAGGAAGAAGATCTTCGGGTACCTGCTGGACCACGTCGAGTCGGCGGTGCTCGCGCtcaacggcggcgccgccgccggcgctcaTGGCCGGAGAAAATAG
- the LOC4350245 gene encoding uncharacterized protein, with amino-acid sequence MVLPVLAPLAGATAVAFLLFKFATVDGDFTLVSRGAPRREKVDGKVVWITGASRGIGEVLAMQFASLGAKLILSARNKEELERVKHNIINKHPNSRVEVLPMDLSSGEESLKEHVHEAESLFSNAGVDYMIHNAAFERPKRRALEETEQGLKATFDVNVFGTITLTRLLAPSMMDRGMGHFVVMSSAAGKVPSPGQALYSASKHALNGYFSSLRSELCTKGIKVTVVCPGPIEAPQSSGATSSSQKPSSEKRVPVERCAELTIVAATHGLKEAWISYQPVLGVMYLVQYMPTVGLWLMDKVGAKRLDVAAKKGNAYGWNLLFGGKKSA; translated from the exons atggtcCTCCCCGTCCTCGcgcccctcgccggcgccaccgccgtcgccttcctcctcttcaagttcgccaccgtcgatg GGGATTTCACGCTGGTCTCGCgcggggcgccgcggcgggagAAGGTGGACGGGAAG GTTGTGTGGATCACTGGAGCCAGCCGCGGGATAG GGGAAGTTCTTGCAATGCAATTTGCTAGTTTAGGAGCAAAGCTGATACTATCTGCTCGGAAcaaggaggagcttgagagagTGAAACATAACATCATCA ACAAGCATCCAAATAGCAGAGTTGAAGTATTACCCATGGATTTATCATCGGGTGAAGAGTCTCTGAAAGAGCATGTACATGAAGCAGAGTCACTCTTCTCCAATGCAGGCGTTGACTATATGATCCATAATGCAGCATTTGAGCGTCCA AAAAGGAGGGCTCTGGAAGAAACTGAACAAGGTCTTAAG GCTACTTTTGATGTCAATGTCTTTGGTACTATTACTCTAACTCGCCTTCTTGCACCCTCAATGATGGATAGAGGGATGGGCCATTTTGTTGTG ATGAGTAGTGCAGCTGGAAAGGTTCCATCACCTGGCCAGGCTCTTTATTCAGCCTCCAAACATGCCCTCAATGGCTATTTTTCTTCTCTGCGCTCTGAG TTATGTACAAAAGGCATTAAGGTTACTGTTGTCTGTCCTGGGCCGATCGAAGCACCCCAATCTTCTGGTGCAACCTCTTCATCACAAAAACCATCTTCTGAG AAACGTGTTCCAGTTGAAAGATGCGCTGAACTGACAATTGTTGCAGCAACTCACGGACTAAAAGAAGCATGGATATCATATCAG CCTGTGCTAGGGGTTATGTACTTGGTGCAATACATGCCGACGGTTGGTCTCTGGCTTATGGACAAG gttgGTGCAAAGCGGCTGGATGTAGCAGCAAAGAAAGGCAATGCGTACGGTTGGAATCTCCTTTTCGGTGGCAAGAAGTCAGCATGA
- the LOC9267052 gene encoding uncharacterized protein isoform X1, with product MASSETPPPPSPGTGGAVPLAPALLGLLRFVLSSHLAAPDPALPLSPSYCSRLLLDDDDDDLLEKLAAGLARCVEEGRLPVAAAAAEAGIPAGEAWSEEREREWEAVVLEKGNELKRMYDAVEFELHVQEPYFTQLRAGTKKVEGRLAAGNYNRIAEGSLLLFNKCLLLNVQAIRKYASFSEMLQAEMISEVLPGISSIEQGVGVYRKFYTEEKESFYGVLAISVSKPTAQPYIIMTELLAGLGSDGLGRLLGMVKTAGTVQDGLPPPRSVLISSCMKLHQPNVNGCSLTDAARAMAKHVHRSSDGWWGSFHGSDVKKNQLASEIIDHLLRECCWMNIHLTQPYGPVYEIRVHEGYGARWSQDGSKFIGFLEPYSPEGFSRGWKH from the exons ATGGCTTCGTCggagaccccgccgccgccgtcgccgggcaccggcggcgcggtgccgctcgcgccggcgctcctcggcctcctccgctTCGTCCTGTCCTCCCACCTCGCCGCGCCTGACCCGGCCCTCCCGCTCTCCCCTTCCTACTgctcccgcctcctcctcgacgacgacgacgacgacctgctCGAGAAGCTGGCGGCCGGTCTTGCCCGgtgcgtcgaggaggggcggctcccggtggccgcggcggcggcggaggcggggatcCCGGCGGGCGAGGCGTGgtcggaggagagggagagggagtgggaggcggtggtgctggagaaggggAACGAGTTGAAGAGG ATGTATGATGCTGTGGAGTTTGAGTTGCATGTTCAAGAACCATACTTCACTCAACTAAGAG CTGGAACCAAAAAAGTTGAAGGGAGGTTGGCAGCTGGTAATTACAACCG GATTGCAGAAGGTTCTTTGCTTCTTTTCAATAAGTGTCTCTTGCTTAATGTTCAG GCGATTAGAAAATATGCCTCATTTTCAGAGATGCTGCAGGCAGAGATGATCTCAGAGGTTCTTCCTGGTATTTCATCAATTGAACAAG GAGTGGGAGTATATAGGAAATTCTATAcggaagaaaaggaaagctTTTATGGAGTCTTGGCAATCTCTGTTTCAAAGCCAACTGCTCAACCTTACATAATCATGACAGAGCTTCTTGCT GGCTTGGGTTCTGATGGATTGGGTAGACTCCTTGGTATGGTGAAAACTGCAGGTACAGTTCAAGATGGACTACCTCCTCCAAGATCTGTACTGATATCTTCTTGCATGAAGCTACATCAACCAAAT GTAAATGGTTGTTCTCTAACTGATGCTGCAAGGGCAATGGCCAAACATGTTCACAGGAGTAGCGATGGATGGTGGGGCAGCTTCCACGGAAGTG ATGTAAAGAAAAACCAACTTGCATCCGAAATCATTGACCACTTGTTACGTGAATGCTGTTGGATGAATATTCATCTTACTCAACCCTATGGTCCTGTTTATGAAATCCGTGTGCATGAAGGTTATGGTGCCAGATGGTCTCAAGATGGCTCGAAG TTTATTGGATTCTTGGAGCCGTATAGTCCAGAGGGCTTCTCGAGAGGGTGGAAACACTAG
- the LOC9267052 gene encoding uncharacterized protein isoform X3 produces the protein MYDAVEFELHVQEPYFTQLRAGTKKVEGRLAAGNYNRIAEGSLLLFNKCLLLNVQAIRKYASFSEMLQAEMISEVLPGISSIEQGVGVYRKFYTEEKESFYGVLAISVSKPTAQPYIIMTELLAGLGSDGLGRLLGMVKTAGTVQDGLPPPRSVLISSCMKLHQPNVNGCSLTDAARAMAKHVHRSSDGWWGSFHGSDVKKNQLASEIIDHLLRECCWMNIHLTQPYGPVYEIRVHEGYGARWSQDGSKFIGFLEPYSPEGFSRGWKH, from the exons ATGTATGATGCTGTGGAGTTTGAGTTGCATGTTCAAGAACCATACTTCACTCAACTAAGAG CTGGAACCAAAAAAGTTGAAGGGAGGTTGGCAGCTGGTAATTACAACCG GATTGCAGAAGGTTCTTTGCTTCTTTTCAATAAGTGTCTCTTGCTTAATGTTCAG GCGATTAGAAAATATGCCTCATTTTCAGAGATGCTGCAGGCAGAGATGATCTCAGAGGTTCTTCCTGGTATTTCATCAATTGAACAAG GAGTGGGAGTATATAGGAAATTCTATAcggaagaaaaggaaagctTTTATGGAGTCTTGGCAATCTCTGTTTCAAAGCCAACTGCTCAACCTTACATAATCATGACAGAGCTTCTTGCT GGCTTGGGTTCTGATGGATTGGGTAGACTCCTTGGTATGGTGAAAACTGCAGGTACAGTTCAAGATGGACTACCTCCTCCAAGATCTGTACTGATATCTTCTTGCATGAAGCTACATCAACCAAAT GTAAATGGTTGTTCTCTAACTGATGCTGCAAGGGCAATGGCCAAACATGTTCACAGGAGTAGCGATGGATGGTGGGGCAGCTTCCACGGAAGTG ATGTAAAGAAAAACCAACTTGCATCCGAAATCATTGACCACTTGTTACGTGAATGCTGTTGGATGAATATTCATCTTACTCAACCCTATGGTCCTGTTTATGAAATCCGTGTGCATGAAGGTTATGGTGCCAGATGGTCTCAAGATGGCTCGAAG TTTATTGGATTCTTGGAGCCGTATAGTCCAGAGGGCTTCTCGAGAGGGTGGAAACACTAG
- the LOC9267052 gene encoding uncharacterized protein isoform X2, giving the protein MASSETPPPPSPGTGGAVPLAPALLGLLRFVLSSHLAAPDPALPLSPSYCSRLLLDDDDDDLLEKLAAGLARCVEEGRLPVAAAAAEAGIPAGEAWSEEREREWEAVVLEKGNELKRMYDAVEFELHVQEPYFTQLRAGTKKVEGRLAAGNYNRIAEGSLLLFNKCLLLNVQAIRKYASFSEMLQAEMISEVLPGISSIEQGVGVYRKFYTEEKESFYGVLAISVSKPTAQPYIIMTELLAGLGSDGLGRLLGMVKTAGTVQDGLPPPRSVLISSCMKLHQPNE; this is encoded by the exons ATGGCTTCGTCggagaccccgccgccgccgtcgccgggcaccggcggcgcggtgccgctcgcgccggcgctcctcggcctcctccgctTCGTCCTGTCCTCCCACCTCGCCGCGCCTGACCCGGCCCTCCCGCTCTCCCCTTCCTACTgctcccgcctcctcctcgacgacgacgacgacgacctgctCGAGAAGCTGGCGGCCGGTCTTGCCCGgtgcgtcgaggaggggcggctcccggtggccgcggcggcggcggaggcggggatcCCGGCGGGCGAGGCGTGgtcggaggagagggagagggagtgggaggcggtggtgctggagaaggggAACGAGTTGAAGAGG ATGTATGATGCTGTGGAGTTTGAGTTGCATGTTCAAGAACCATACTTCACTCAACTAAGAG CTGGAACCAAAAAAGTTGAAGGGAGGTTGGCAGCTGGTAATTACAACCG GATTGCAGAAGGTTCTTTGCTTCTTTTCAATAAGTGTCTCTTGCTTAATGTTCAG GCGATTAGAAAATATGCCTCATTTTCAGAGATGCTGCAGGCAGAGATGATCTCAGAGGTTCTTCCTGGTATTTCATCAATTGAACAAG GAGTGGGAGTATATAGGAAATTCTATAcggaagaaaaggaaagctTTTATGGAGTCTTGGCAATCTCTGTTTCAAAGCCAACTGCTCAACCTTACATAATCATGACAGAGCTTCTTGCT GGCTTGGGTTCTGATGGATTGGGTAGACTCCTTGGTATGGTGAAAACTGCAGGTACAGTTCAAGATGGACTACCTCCTCCAAGATCTGTACTGATATCTTCTTGCATGAAGCTACATCAACCAAAT GAGTAG